The proteins below come from a single Azospirillum thiophilum genomic window:
- the pth gene encoding aminoacyl-tRNA hydrolase translates to MLLLVGLGNPGNEYARNRHNIGFMAVETIAQRHRFTPWKKRFQGQTAEGAVAGDKILALEPGTFMNLSGQSVVAAMQFYKLKPENVVVIHDELDLPPGRIRVKKGGGHGGHNGLRSIDAHIGKEYWRIRLGIGHPGNKDLVSGYVLHDFAKADRDWIDPLLDAVSDNLPLIVDGQPELFMNKVTVATQGK, encoded by the coding sequence ATGCTGCTTCTGGTCGGACTGGGCAACCCCGGCAACGAGTATGCCCGCAACCGTCACAACATCGGCTTCATGGCGGTGGAGACCATCGCCCAGCGCCACCGCTTCACCCCGTGGAAGAAGCGCTTCCAGGGCCAGACCGCCGAGGGCGCCGTCGCCGGCGACAAGATCCTGGCGCTGGAGCCCGGCACCTTCATGAACCTGTCCGGCCAGTCGGTGGTGGCGGCCATGCAGTTCTACAAGCTGAAGCCCGAGAATGTGGTGGTCATCCATGACGAGCTCGACCTGCCCCCCGGCAGGATCCGGGTGAAGAAGGGCGGCGGCCATGGCGGCCACAACGGCCTGCGCTCCATCGACGCGCATATCGGCAAGGAATACTGGCGCATCCGGCTCGGCATCGGCCATCCCGGCAACAAGGATCTGGTCAGCGGCTATGTCCTGCACGACTTCGCCAAGGCCGACCGGGACTGGATCGACCCGCTGCTCGACGCGGTGTCCGACAACCTGCCGCTGATCGTCGACGGCCAGCCCGAGCTGTTCATGAACAAGGTGACGGTGGCGACACAGGGCAAGTGA
- a CDS encoding 50S ribosomal protein L25/general stress protein Ctc, with product MTKIIPLGAETRERAGKGTARQTRRDGRIPAVIYGGKQAPLTISLEKFEFTRILHQPGFFTHLFDVTVDGAAHRVLPRDVQFHPVTDFPLHVDFLRVSSDTRINVQVPVEFANQDKSAGLKRGGVLNIVRHELELSCPADSIPEHITVSCEGFDVGDSIHISAVKLPEGVTSTITDRDFTIATIVAPSGLKSDENAAS from the coding sequence ATGACCAAGATCATTCCGCTCGGCGCTGAGACGCGCGAACGGGCCGGCAAGGGGACCGCCCGCCAGACCCGCCGTGACGGCCGCATTCCGGCCGTCATCTACGGTGGCAAGCAGGCTCCCCTGACCATTTCGCTCGAGAAGTTCGAGTTCACCCGCATCCTGCACCAGCCGGGCTTCTTCACCCACCTGTTCGACGTCACCGTCGACGGCGCTGCCCACCGCGTCCTGCCGCGCGACGTGCAGTTCCACCCGGTGACCGACTTCCCGCTGCATGTCGACTTCCTGCGCGTGTCGTCCGATACCCGCATCAACGTGCAGGTTCCGGTCGAGTTCGCCAACCAGGACAAGTCGGCCGGCCTGAAGCGCGGCGGCGTCCTGAACATCGTCCGTCACGAGCTGGAGCTGAGCTGCCCGGCCGACAGCATCCCCGAGCACATCACCGTGTCGTGCGAGGGCTTCGATGTCGGCGACTCGATCCACATCTCGGCGGTCAAGCTGCCGGAGGGTGTGACCTCGACGATCACCGACCGCGATTTCACCATCGCGACCATCGTTGCCCCGTCGGGCCTGAAGTCGGACGAGAACGCCGCTTCCTGA
- a CDS encoding transglycosylase domain-containing protein, giving the protein MATAWVRKVALAGRWTRRAVVGVSLAVTLAAAGYAGWREMETSRLQARLLSGAAQSMTVSLREGPNPQARYPKHGPYNERLGYTALPGQLDALTRDLYAIERQAVLSPALDRFMAGGGFPIYREKTQGGLTLLDRNGATMYAARYPERVFDGFDDVPKLVADTLLFIENRELLDEDEPRRNPAVEWDRFGAAVAMLPLQAIRSGQRSPGGSTLATQIEKYRHSPDGQTTGSVEKLRQMMSASIRAYRDGEDTSEARRHILVDYLNSTPLTARPGYGEVNGLGDGLWAWFGTDLAIAKRVLAEPAVEPRALRLKALAYKQVLALLLAQRRPSHYLIQDRPALDRLADAHLRALAQAGVIDPALRDAALAIPLAFREDAPPAPATSFVEQKATNAIRARLLGMLGVPSLYQLDRLDLTAQSTLDAGTQARVVEVLGRLNEPDFARSMGLTGERLLDARNNDLSKLVYSIALYERGPEANYLRVQADNLDQPLDINDGAKLDLGSTAKLRTLVTYLEILAELHNRYAHLPKELLTDVGDEASDTLTRWATSWLASAPDRRLPAMLGAAMERRYSASPGEVFFTGGGQHSFVNFNKDDNGRIMSVQDALRNSVNLPFIRLMRDIVQFYMDEGADDGADILRTPDHPARQAYLARFADREGSDFLNRFYNDYRKRSPDEALARLATRSRPVPHRLAVIFRSVRPKAGLADFSAFLRGRLPGAALSDGELSALYAKYGPDRFPLNDLGYLARVHPLELWLVAYLQEHPGAKRAEVLAASADERQESYRWLFKKGMAAQNTRIRIGLEEEAFQRITAQWHRVGYPFDSLVPSLATAIGSSADRPAALAELMGLILNDGVRQPTVKIRSMHFASGTPYEAKLGLGPLKGERVLHSEVCATLRRALMDVAQNGTAKRVWGAFKDASGAPVPMGGKTGTGDHRLDRWGPGGVLLESKAVNRTATFVFYIGDRFFGTMTAFVHGPEADDYRFTSALPAQLLKSLAPALQPLIDQGVTRTADTGMTPTGL; this is encoded by the coding sequence ATGGCGACGGCGTGGGTTCGGAAGGTGGCGCTGGCTGGGCGCTGGACGCGGCGGGCGGTGGTCGGCGTCTCGCTGGCCGTCACGCTGGCCGCGGCCGGCTATGCCGGCTGGCGGGAGATGGAGACGTCCCGCCTCCAGGCCCGGCTGCTGTCCGGCGCCGCCCAGTCGATGACCGTGTCCTTGCGCGAAGGCCCGAACCCGCAGGCGCGCTATCCCAAGCACGGGCCTTACAATGAAAGGCTGGGCTACACCGCCCTGCCCGGCCAGCTCGACGCGCTGACCCGTGACCTCTACGCCATCGAACGGCAGGCGGTACTGTCCCCGGCACTCGACCGCTTCATGGCCGGTGGCGGCTTTCCCATCTACCGGGAAAAGACGCAGGGCGGGCTGACCCTGCTCGACCGCAACGGCGCCACCATGTATGCGGCGCGCTATCCCGAGCGGGTGTTCGACGGCTTCGACGACGTGCCGAAGCTGGTCGCCGACACGCTGCTGTTCATCGAGAACCGCGAGCTGTTGGATGAGGACGAGCCGCGCCGCAACCCGGCGGTGGAGTGGGACCGATTCGGCGCGGCGGTGGCGATGCTGCCCTTGCAGGCGATCCGGTCCGGCCAGCGTTCCCCCGGCGGTTCGACGCTGGCCACCCAGATCGAGAAGTACCGCCATTCGCCGGACGGCCAGACCACCGGAAGCGTGGAAAAGCTGCGCCAGATGATGTCCGCCAGCATCCGCGCCTATCGCGACGGCGAGGACACCAGCGAGGCGCGTCGGCACATCCTGGTCGATTACCTGAACTCGACCCCGTTGACCGCAAGGCCGGGCTATGGCGAGGTCAACGGGCTGGGCGACGGGCTGTGGGCGTGGTTCGGCACCGACCTCGCCATCGCCAAGCGGGTGCTGGCCGAACCCGCGGTGGAGCCCCGCGCCCTGCGGCTGAAGGCGCTGGCCTACAAGCAGGTGCTGGCGCTGCTGCTGGCGCAGCGGCGGCCGTCCCATTACCTGATCCAGGACCGGCCGGCGCTCGACCGGCTGGCCGACGCCCATCTGCGGGCACTGGCGCAGGCCGGGGTGATCGACCCGGCGCTGCGCGACGCGGCGCTGGCCATCCCGCTGGCCTTCCGCGAGGACGCACCGCCGGCACCCGCCACCTCCTTCGTCGAGCAGAAGGCGACCAACGCCATCCGCGCCCGGCTGCTGGGCATGCTGGGGGTGCCGAGCCTCTACCAGCTCGACCGGCTCGACCTCACCGCGCAATCGACGCTGGATGCCGGGACGCAGGCCCGGGTGGTCGAGGTGCTGGGCCGGCTGAACGAGCCGGATTTCGCCCGCTCGATGGGGCTGACCGGCGAACGGCTGCTGGATGCCCGCAACAACGACCTGTCGAAGCTGGTCTATTCGATCGCACTGTACGAGCGCGGACCCGAGGCCAACTACCTGCGCGTCCAGGCCGACAATCTCGACCAGCCGCTGGACATCAACGACGGGGCGAAGCTGGATCTCGGATCGACCGCCAAGCTGCGCACGCTGGTCACATATCTGGAAATCCTGGCCGAGCTGCACAACCGCTACGCCCATCTGCCAAAGGAACTGCTAACCGACGTCGGCGACGAGGCGTCGGACACCCTGACCCGCTGGGCCACCTCCTGGCTGGCTTCCGCCCCCGACCGCCGCCTGCCGGCCATGCTGGGCGCGGCAATGGAGCGGCGCTATTCCGCCAGCCCGGGCGAGGTGTTCTTCACCGGCGGCGGCCAGCACAGCTTCGTGAACTTCAACAAGGACGACAACGGCCGGATCATGTCGGTGCAGGACGCGCTGCGCAACAGCGTCAACCTGCCCTTCATCCGGCTGATGCGCGACATCGTGCAGTTCTACATGGACGAAGGGGCCGACGACGGCGCCGACATCCTGCGCACCCCCGACCATCCGGCACGCCAGGCCTATCTCGCCCGCTTCGCCGACCGCGAGGGATCGGACTTCCTCAACCGCTTCTACAACGACTACCGCAAGCGCAGCCCGGACGAGGCGCTGGCCCGGCTGGCGACCCGCTCGCGCCCGGTGCCGCACCGGCTGGCGGTGATCTTCCGCAGTGTGCGGCCCAAGGCCGGGCTGGCCGACTTCTCCGCCTTCCTGCGCGGCCGGCTGCCGGGGGCGGCGCTGTCCGACGGCGAGCTGTCGGCGCTCTACGCCAAATACGGGCCGGACCGCTTCCCGCTGAACGATCTCGGCTATCTCGCCCGCGTCCATCCGCTGGAGCTGTGGCTGGTCGCCTATCTCCAGGAGCATCCCGGCGCCAAGCGGGCCGAGGTGCTGGCCGCCAGCGCCGACGAGCGGCAGGAAAGCTACCGCTGGCTGTTCAAGAAGGGCATGGCGGCACAGAACACCCGCATCCGCATCGGGCTGGAGGAGGAGGCGTTCCAGCGCATCACCGCCCAGTGGCACCGCGTCGGCTATCCCTTCGACAGTCTGGTGCCGTCGCTGGCGACCGCGATCGGCAGCTCGGCCGACCGCCCGGCGGCGCTGGCGGAACTGATGGGGCTGATCCTGAACGACGGGGTGCGACAACCGACGGTGAAGATCCGCTCGATGCATTTCGCCTCCGGTACGCCCTACGAGGCGAAGCTGGGGCTGGGGCCGCTGAAGGGCGAGCGCGTGCTGCACAGCGAAGTCTGCGCCACGCTGCGCCGCGCCCTGATGGACGTGGCGCAGAACGGCACCGCCAAGCGCGTCTGGGGGGCGTTCAAGGATGCGAGCGGCGCTCCGGTCCCGATGGGCGGCAAGACCGGCACCGGCGACCACCGGCTGGACCGCTGGGGGCCGGGCGGCGTTCTGCTGGAGTCCAAGGCGGTCAACCGCACCGCGACCTTCGTCTTCTACATCGGCGACCGCTTCTTCGGCACCATGACCGCCTTCGTCCATGGGCCGGAAGCCGACGACTACCGCTTCACCAGCGCCCTGCCCGCCCAGCTGCTGAAAAGCCTCGCCCCGGCGCTCCAGCCGCTGATCGACCAAGGCGTCACCCGGACCGCCGACACCGGAATGACGCCGACCGGACTGTGA
- the hisS gene encoding histidine--tRNA ligase: MSLITPRTPPGTMELLPRQQVAFQRMLDTIRRGYERFGFVPVETPVFETVDTLLTKSGGETEKQVYFVQSTGAIQQGHKPELALRFDLTVPLARYVAEHERDLAFPFRRYQIQRVYRGERAQRGRFREFYQCDIDVIGKDSLSAHYDAEIPAVIHHVFSELDFGGFTINVNNRKILLGLLDGLGVADAEARVLVLREIDKLDKIGHDKVRASLLGLGVTEHAADTILSLIAMEGSNAETLAALGALDIENATFREGVGELTTVIDGLTAFQVPDGVVRINLAIARGLDYYTGTVYETFLNDHPGIGSVCSGGRYDNLASHYTKSKLPGVGISIGATRLFYQLMEAGIIKDSAPTAQVLVTQMDPSLSADYFRMASELRAAGINTEIQLDGGKVAKQMKYADRAGIPVVLLMGSDEKARGTATLKHLLKGEQVEVPLAELAARAKALLEG, from the coding sequence ATGAGCCTGATCACGCCCCGCACCCCGCCCGGAACGATGGAGCTGCTGCCGCGCCAGCAGGTGGCCTTCCAGCGCATGCTGGACACCATCCGCCGCGGTTACGAGCGGTTCGGCTTCGTCCCCGTCGAGACCCCGGTGTTCGAGACGGTGGACACGCTGCTGACCAAATCGGGCGGCGAGACGGAAAAGCAGGTCTATTTCGTGCAGTCGACCGGTGCGATCCAGCAGGGCCACAAGCCCGAGCTGGCCCTGCGCTTCGACCTGACGGTGCCGCTCGCCCGCTATGTGGCGGAGCATGAGCGCGACCTCGCCTTCCCCTTCCGCCGCTACCAGATCCAGCGGGTCTACCGCGGCGAGCGGGCGCAGCGCGGGCGCTTCCGCGAATTCTACCAGTGCGACATCGACGTGATCGGCAAGGACAGCCTGTCCGCCCATTACGACGCCGAGATCCCGGCGGTCATCCACCATGTCTTCAGCGAGCTGGATTTCGGCGGCTTCACCATCAACGTGAACAACCGCAAGATCCTGCTCGGCCTGCTGGACGGGCTGGGCGTCGCCGACGCAGAGGCCCGGGTGCTGGTGCTGCGCGAGATCGACAAGCTGGACAAGATCGGCCACGACAAGGTGCGCGCCAGCCTGCTGGGCCTCGGCGTGACCGAGCATGCCGCCGACACCATCCTGTCGCTGATCGCCATGGAGGGCAGCAACGCCGAGACGCTGGCGGCGCTGGGCGCGCTCGACATCGAGAATGCCACCTTCCGCGAGGGCGTCGGCGAGCTGACCACCGTCATCGACGGGCTGACCGCCTTCCAGGTGCCGGACGGCGTGGTCCGCATCAACCTCGCGATCGCGCGCGGCCTCGACTACTACACCGGCACCGTCTACGAGACCTTCCTGAACGACCATCCCGGCATCGGCTCGGTCTGCTCGGGCGGGCGCTACGACAATCTGGCCAGCCACTACACCAAGTCGAAGCTGCCGGGCGTCGGCATCTCCATCGGCGCCACCCGGCTGTTCTACCAGTTGATGGAGGCCGGCATCATCAAGGATTCCGCCCCCACCGCGCAGGTGCTGGTGACGCAGATGGACCCGTCGCTGTCCGCCGATTATTTCCGCATGGCCAGCGAGCTGCGCGCCGCCGGCATCAACACGGAAATCCAGCTGGACGGCGGCAAGGTCGCCAAGCAGATGAAGTATGCCGACCGCGCCGGCATCCCGGTCGTGCTGCTGATGGGCTCGGACGAGAAGGCCCGGGGCACCGCGACGCTGAAGCATCTGCTGAAGGGCGAACAGGTCGAGGTCCCGCTGGCCGAGCTGGCGGCGCGGGCGAAGGCGCTGCTGGAGGGGTGA
- the pyrC gene encoding dihydroorotase — MPYDRLVIRRPDDWHVHLRDGAMLKAVLPFTARQFGRAIVMPNLKPPVATSADAVAYRERILAALPDGVAFTPLMVAYLTDGTDAADLAQGFQDGIFAAAKLYPANATTNSAHGVTDIARITPVLERMAEIGMPLLIHGEVTDQSVDIFDREAVFIDSILAPLLERHPTLRVVLEHVTTSDAVQFVRAHAASGRIGATITAHHLLINRSHIFQGGIRPHLYCLPIAKRETHRVALVGAATSGEGPFFLGTDTAPHTVTAKESACGCAGCFTAANALELYAEAFDEAGALDRLEAFASLNGPRFYGLPASEERVALERRPSVAPDVLLVSEGDVVLPFRSGETLRWSFAGAV, encoded by the coding sequence ATGCCGTACGACCGTCTTGTCATCCGCCGTCCCGACGACTGGCACGTCCATCTGCGCGACGGCGCCATGCTGAAGGCGGTGCTGCCCTTCACCGCCCGCCAGTTCGGCCGTGCCATCGTCATGCCGAACCTGAAGCCGCCGGTCGCGACATCCGCCGACGCCGTCGCCTACCGCGAGCGCATCCTGGCGGCCCTGCCCGACGGCGTGGCCTTCACCCCGCTGATGGTCGCCTACCTGACCGACGGCACCGATGCCGCCGATCTGGCGCAGGGCTTCCAGGACGGCATTTTTGCGGCGGCCAAGCTCTATCCCGCCAACGCCACCACCAACAGCGCCCATGGCGTCACCGACATCGCCCGCATCACCCCGGTGCTGGAGCGCATGGCGGAGATCGGCATGCCGCTGCTGATCCATGGCGAGGTGACCGACCAGTCCGTCGACATCTTCGACCGCGAGGCGGTATTCATCGACAGCATCCTGGCCCCGCTGCTGGAACGCCATCCCACCCTGCGCGTGGTGCTGGAGCATGTGACGACCTCCGACGCGGTGCAGTTCGTGCGGGCGCATGCCGCGAGCGGGCGCATCGGCGCCACCATCACCGCGCACCATCTGCTGATCAACCGCAGCCACATCTTCCAGGGCGGCATCCGCCCGCACCTCTATTGCCTGCCGATCGCCAAGCGCGAGACCCATCGCGTGGCGCTGGTCGGGGCCGCGACCTCCGGTGAGGGGCCGTTCTTCCTCGGCACCGACACCGCCCCGCACACCGTGACCGCCAAGGAATCCGCCTGCGGCTGCGCCGGCTGCTTCACCGCCGCCAATGCCCTGGAGCTCTATGCCGAAGCCTTCGACGAGGCCGGCGCGCTCGACCGGTTGGAGGCCTTCGCCAGCCTGAACGGCCCGCGTTTCTACGGCCTGCCGGCCAGCGAGGAGCGCGTGGCGCTGGAGCGCCGTCCGTCGGTGGCGCCGGACGTGCTGCTGGTCAGCGAGGGCGACGTCGTGCTGCCCTTCCGCAGCGGCGAGACCCTGCGCTGGAGCTTCGCCGGGGCGGTGTGA
- a CDS encoding tetratricopeptide repeat protein, with translation MATVQEALLIAFDLHQDRRLDEADAIYRQILDAVPGHVMALHLRGVLLGQSGRLDEGCDLIRQAIAGDGTRPDFHTNLAGLLEALGRSDEALDPLVRAATLDPTRIVQLNEFATRRLKAGRPGEAVQALRLAVGLQPLAVELRCNLAEALTADKRFAAAAAERRVALLLAPGDAETLRLLGERLLQADRQGGPGGEAGRLLRRALRLDPLHHGAWNGIGRLHKDAGGLADARRAYECGLAVDPVAAELWNNRANVLKGLDDLDTALTSQSRAAALRPEDAGIRNNLADALLLAGQPEDALAHALAALALVPELGDSRLIRAMALLSLGRFEEGWTAWEDRWVVPPWSFVAGRFPQPAWTGGPLGGGRLLVRGEQGVGDEIQFAGLLPLLVRAGVRCLLECEPRLAPLFARSLPEVEVVARRSPADPRLTQPDIAAPIAAQIPAGSLPRLLTGADGVPRSAAPYLLPDAARVAGLRAAVPPGTLAVGIAWHTTNPKYGRSRNIPLRELAHALHRPGVRLVVLQYGDWAQEVAALAAEGIDIGAPPGIDPWSDMDGLAAAVAATDLVVSIDNVTVHLAGALGRPTCALLSHAADWRWLRERTDTPWYPTVTLCRQLAPKDWSVPLRLARDRLDGLANAASADL, from the coding sequence GTGGCGACGGTTCAGGAAGCTCTGCTCATCGCCTTCGACCTTCACCAGGACCGGCGCCTGGACGAGGCCGATGCCATCTACCGCCAGATTCTGGACGCGGTTCCCGGCCATGTCATGGCGCTGCATCTGCGCGGCGTCCTGCTTGGGCAGAGCGGCCGGCTGGACGAGGGCTGCGACCTGATCCGGCAGGCGATCGCCGGCGATGGGACGCGGCCTGATTTCCACACCAACCTCGCCGGCCTGCTGGAGGCGCTGGGCAGGTCCGACGAGGCCCTCGACCCTTTGGTGCGTGCGGCCACGCTCGACCCTACCCGGATCGTCCAGCTCAATGAGTTTGCGACGCGGCGCTTGAAGGCGGGCCGGCCGGGTGAGGCCGTGCAGGCGCTCCGGCTGGCGGTCGGGCTGCAACCCCTCGCCGTCGAGCTGCGCTGCAACCTGGCCGAGGCGTTGACCGCCGACAAACGCTTCGCGGCGGCGGCGGCGGAGCGCCGCGTCGCCCTGCTGCTGGCTCCCGGCGACGCGGAGACGTTGCGGCTGCTGGGGGAACGCCTCCTGCAAGCAGACAGGCAGGGTGGGCCGGGCGGCGAGGCCGGCCGGCTCCTCCGCCGTGCCCTGCGCCTCGATCCGCTCCATCACGGCGCATGGAACGGGATCGGCAGACTGCACAAGGATGCCGGAGGGCTGGCGGATGCCCGCCGGGCCTACGAATGCGGCCTCGCGGTTGATCCGGTGGCGGCGGAATTGTGGAACAACCGCGCAAATGTCCTGAAGGGTCTGGACGATCTGGATACCGCTCTGACCAGCCAGAGCCGGGCGGCGGCGCTGCGTCCGGAGGATGCCGGCATCCGCAACAACCTCGCCGATGCCCTGCTGCTTGCCGGCCAGCCGGAAGACGCCCTTGCCCATGCGCTGGCGGCGCTGGCGCTGGTTCCCGAGCTGGGGGATTCCCGGCTGATCCGCGCCATGGCATTGCTGAGCCTGGGCCGTTTCGAGGAAGGGTGGACGGCCTGGGAAGACCGCTGGGTCGTGCCGCCCTGGTCCTTCGTCGCCGGCCGTTTTCCGCAACCGGCCTGGACGGGCGGGCCGCTCGGCGGGGGCCGGCTGCTCGTCCGGGGCGAGCAGGGGGTGGGGGACGAAATCCAGTTTGCCGGCCTGCTGCCGCTGCTGGTCCGGGCGGGCGTGCGCTGCCTGCTGGAATGCGAGCCGCGGCTGGCCCCGCTCTTCGCCCGTTCGCTGCCGGAGGTGGAGGTGGTCGCGCGCCGCTCGCCCGCCGACCCGCGCCTGACGCAACCGGACATCGCCGCCCCGATCGCCGCGCAAATCCCGGCGGGCAGCCTGCCGCGCCTGCTGACGGGTGCCGATGGCGTTCCGCGCTCCGCCGCGCCCTATCTGTTGCCCGATGCCGCAAGGGTCGCGGGCCTGCGCGCGGCGGTTCCGCCCGGCACGCTGGCGGTCGGCATCGCGTGGCACACGACCAACCCCAAATACGGGCGCAGCCGCAATATCCCGCTGCGCGAGCTGGCGCATGCGCTCCACCGGCCCGGCGTCCGCCTCGTCGTCCTGCAATATGGCGACTGGGCGCAGGAGGTCGCCGCCCTGGCCGCCGAGGGCATCGACATCGGGGCACCGCCCGGCATCGATCCCTGGAGCGATATGGACGGGCTGGCCGCGGCGGTCGCCGCCACCGATCTCGTGGTCAGCATCGACAACGTCACCGTCCATCTGGCCGGGGCGCTGGGGCGCCCGACCTGTGCGCTGCTGTCCCACGCCGCCGATTGGCGCTGGCTGCGCGAGCGGACGGACACGCCCTGGTACCCGACCGTCACGCTGTGCCGCCAGTTGGCGCCGAAGGATTGGAGCGTGCCGCTACGGCTCGCGCGGGACCGGCTCGACGGGTTGGCAAACGCCGCATCGGCCGATTTGTAG
- the xseA gene encoding exodeoxyribonuclease VII large subunit yields MTSDTAPQSSSPLIAPEPRPGSNLPEFTVGDLARRLKRSIEEEFGFVRVRGEISQPKKHSSGHCYMRLKDDTAVIEAVCWRGTMAKLAIRPEEGLEVIVTGRMTTYPGRSQYQLIVESMELAGEGALLKMLEERKRRLAAEGLFDPARKKRIPFLPDVIGVVTSPTGAVIRDILHRLNDRFPRHVLLWPVAVQGERAAAEVTAAIEGFNRIQPGGRIPRPDLIIVARGGGSLEDLMAFNEENVVRAAAGSAIPLISAVGHETDTTLIDFASDLRAPTPTAAAEMAVPVRSELLAQILDDERRLIACASRAVEDRRNRVEGLARGLGDPRALLEGHAQRLDDRAERLNLAASALVERRGTRVGELAAKLRHPREKLAQAEQKLASESRALDSGLRHAVTTAAGRFDRIAGRLSLAPARVKLGDGERRLADLTPRLDRSHAKGIADKAAKLASLGQLLESYSYKGVLDRGFALIEDRDGRPITRADQATAGLEVTIVFADDARVAATVDGGTPKPDKKAETKKPRPIPVQGSLF; encoded by the coding sequence ATGACGTCCGATACCGCCCCCCAATCCTCCTCACCGCTGATCGCGCCGGAACCGCGGCCCGGCTCCAACCTGCCGGAATTCACCGTCGGCGACCTCGCCCGCCGGCTGAAGCGCAGCATCGAGGAGGAGTTCGGCTTCGTCCGCGTCCGCGGCGAGATCAGCCAGCCGAAGAAGCACAGCTCCGGCCATTGCTACATGCGCCTGAAGGACGACACCGCGGTGATCGAGGCGGTGTGCTGGCGCGGCACCATGGCGAAGCTGGCCATCCGGCCGGAAGAGGGACTGGAGGTCATCGTCACCGGGCGGATGACCACATATCCCGGCCGCTCGCAGTACCAGCTGATCGTCGAATCGATGGAGCTGGCCGGCGAAGGCGCGCTGCTGAAGATGCTGGAGGAGCGCAAGCGGCGGCTGGCGGCCGAGGGGCTGTTCGACCCGGCCCGCAAGAAGCGCATCCCCTTCCTGCCCGACGTGATCGGCGTCGTCACCTCGCCCACCGGCGCCGTCATCCGCGACATCCTGCACCGGCTGAACGACCGCTTCCCGCGCCATGTCCTGCTGTGGCCGGTCGCCGTCCAGGGCGAGCGCGCGGCGGCCGAGGTGACGGCGGCGATCGAGGGCTTCAACCGCATCCAGCCGGGCGGCCGGATTCCGCGCCCGGACCTGATCATCGTGGCGCGCGGCGGCGGCTCGCTCGAAGACCTGATGGCGTTCAACGAGGAGAATGTCGTCCGCGCCGCGGCAGGCAGCGCCATTCCGCTGATCTCCGCCGTCGGGCACGAGACCGACACCACGCTGATCGACTTCGCGTCGGACCTGCGCGCGCCCACCCCGACCGCCGCGGCCGAAATGGCGGTGCCGGTGCGCAGTGAGCTGCTGGCCCAAATCCTGGACGACGAGCGCCGGCTGATCGCCTGCGCGTCGCGCGCGGTGGAGGACCGGCGCAACCGGGTGGAGGGGCTGGCGCGCGGCCTGGGCGATCCCCGCGCCCTGCTGGAAGGCCATGCCCAGCGGCTGGACGACCGCGCCGAACGGCTGAACCTTGCAGCATCCGCCCTGGTGGAGCGCCGCGGCACCCGTGTCGGCGAGCTGGCGGCCAAGCTGCGCCACCCGCGCGAGAAGCTGGCCCAGGCCGAACAGAAGCTGGCGTCGGAGAGCCGCGCCCTCGATTCGGGCCTGCGCCATGCGGTGACCACCGCCGCCGGGCGGTTCGACCGGATCGCCGGCCGGCTGTCGCTGGCTCCTGCGCGGGTGAAGCTGGGCGATGGAGAGCGCCGACTCGCCGACCTGACGCCGCGCCTTGACCGCAGCCATGCCAAGGGCATCGCCGACAAGGCGGCGAAGCTGGCGTCGCTGGGCCAGCTGCTGGAGAGCTACAGCTACAAGGGCGTGCTGGACCGCGGCTTCGCCCTGATCGAGGACCGCGACGGCCGGCCGATCACCCGCGCCGATCAGGCGACCGCGGGGCTGGAGGTGACCATCGTCTTCGCCGACGACGCCAGGGTCGCGGCGACCGTCGATGGCGGCACACCAAAGCCGGATAAGAAGGCGGAGACGAAGAAGCCGCGGCCGATCCCGGTGCAGGGAAGCCTGTTCTGA